In one window of Halomarina pelagica DNA:
- a CDS encoding HVO_2901 family zinc finger protein, with amino-acid sequence MVHTCRNCKRTFDTELELELHQDTCSDAQLFCRKCGTRFAERRATRDGWHYACPTDDCDGEGIGEDLLRVRDALTVAR; translated from the coding sequence ATGGTGCACACCTGCCGGAACTGCAAGCGGACCTTCGACACGGAACTCGAACTCGAACTCCACCAGGACACCTGTTCGGACGCGCAACTGTTCTGCCGGAAGTGCGGCACGCGGTTCGCGGAGCGACGCGCCACCCGCGACGGCTGGCACTACGCCTGCCCGACCGACGACTGCGACGGCGAGGGCATCGGCGAGGACCTCCTCCGGGTACGGGACGCCCTCACGGTCGCCCGCTGA
- a CDS encoding SRPBCC family protein, which produces MGLAFRNTPDGYRLEVSRRMDAPPDVLWDLLTDTTRWPEWGPSVRAVECDRRYVEAGTRGRVQVTEAAGGVWVPFVVTSCADYRWTWEVGAPTVALVRNVLDLSPTVPATGHRVEPVGGGCRVVFEVPPLAAGYAVVCRRALATLEEMARAAT; this is translated from the coding sequence ATGGGACTGGCCTTCCGGAACACGCCCGACGGCTACCGCCTGGAGGTGAGCCGCCGGATGGACGCGCCGCCGGACGTACTCTGGGACCTGCTGACTGACACGACCCGCTGGCCGGAGTGGGGGCCGTCCGTGCGGGCGGTCGAGTGCGACCGGCGGTACGTCGAGGCGGGGACGCGCGGACGCGTGCAGGTGACCGAGGCGGCCGGCGGCGTCTGGGTGCCGTTCGTGGTCACCTCCTGCGCCGACTACCGCTGGACGTGGGAAGTGGGCGCGCCGACGGTCGCCCTCGTTCGGAACGTCCTCGACCTCTCGCCGACCGTGCCGGCGACGGGACACCGCGTCGAACCCGTCGGCGGGGGCTGTCGGGTCGTCTTCGAAGTGCCGCCGCTCGCGGCGGGCTACGCGGTCGTCTGTCGGCGTGCGCTCGCGACGCTAGAGGAGATGGCGCGAGCGGCGACGTGA
- a CDS encoding PH domain-containing protein, whose translation MEAAEQDVSSLTGPDRSLDPRVRFVWVGQSLVSAAVLAAVVGAAAVLTRGLLWPGVVAFLLLAAVGVAHALLRYRTWRYRVREDSLYLERGVLTRVTTVVPYVRVQHIDTSRGPLERSIGLATLVVYTAGSRGADVTVPGLTPEDAEDLQARLKRLAIAAEGEEAV comes from the coding sequence ATGGAGGCTGCCGAACAGGACGTCTCGTCGCTGACCGGTCCCGACCGGTCGCTCGATCCCCGCGTGCGGTTCGTCTGGGTGGGACAGTCGCTCGTGAGCGCGGCCGTGCTCGCGGCGGTGGTCGGCGCGGCCGCCGTCCTCACCCGCGGACTCCTCTGGCCGGGCGTCGTCGCGTTTCTCCTCCTCGCGGCCGTCGGCGTCGCGCACGCCCTGCTCCGGTACCGCACGTGGCGCTACCGCGTCCGCGAGGACTCGCTCTACCTCGAACGCGGCGTCCTCACGCGCGTGACGACGGTCGTCCCCTACGTCCGGGTCCAGCACATTGACACGAGCCGGGGACCGCTCGAGCGGTCGATCGGCCTCGCGACGCTCGTCGTCTACACCGCCGGGTCGCGGGGTGCGGACGTCACCGTCCCGGGCCTCACCCCCGAGGACGCGGAGGACCTGCAGGCGCGCCTGAAGCGCCTCGCCATCGCGGCGGAGGGCGAGGAGGCCGTCTGA
- a CDS encoding potassium channel family protein, whose amino-acid sequence MNVRRVRRLLTAFGGRGGSKQRRRVVRYLYGLVGIIVLYTLAYQAGMAAFEGRQITFAKALLAVVESFTTTGYGEDAQQWTTWQMQLFAVLMQFTGVALIFLALPVFLAPWVEERLSTSAPTRINGYADHVVVAGYTARGQALVRELETRDIPYVVVESDRERAADVYETGTTVVHGDPERIETCRDGVNLPDARALVVDVDDETNASIALTAKEVCDVPVITFVEDAGLAEYQRLAGSDQVLSPRRLIGESLATKVTAGLSRDLGGAVEIAEDFDIVELPVQSGSDIAGVTVAESGIRERTGANVIGAWFRGEFVSPPSPDSYIDEQTILLVAGNERQLERLKRLTLSEQRRLRRGRVIVAGYGMVGSTVEDALEAAGISCLTVDKVDKEGVEVVGDVTKAEVLTEAGIEGASTVILALPDDTTTIFATLVVRELAPDIEIIARADSPESVRKLYRAGADYVLSLAIVSGRMLASTILDEEVITFDQQVEIIRAEPGPLAGRSLGEADVRARTGCTVVAVERNGSVVTDVGPDFTIRAGDDLIVAGTDDDVREFTQWVEG is encoded by the coding sequence ATGAACGTCCGGCGGGTACGACGACTGCTGACCGCCTTCGGCGGACGGGGCGGGAGCAAACAACGTCGCCGCGTCGTCCGCTATCTCTACGGTCTCGTCGGCATCATCGTGCTCTACACCCTCGCGTACCAGGCGGGGATGGCGGCGTTCGAGGGACGACAGATCACGTTCGCCAAGGCGCTGCTCGCCGTCGTTGAGTCGTTCACCACCACCGGCTACGGCGAGGACGCCCAGCAGTGGACGACGTGGCAGATGCAGCTGTTCGCCGTCCTGATGCAGTTCACCGGGGTCGCGCTCATCTTCCTCGCGCTCCCCGTGTTCCTCGCACCGTGGGTCGAAGAGCGGCTCTCGACGAGCGCGCCGACCCGGATCAACGGCTACGCGGACCACGTCGTCGTGGCCGGCTACACCGCCCGCGGGCAGGCGCTGGTCCGCGAACTCGAGACGCGCGACATTCCGTACGTCGTCGTCGAATCGGACCGCGAGCGCGCCGCCGACGTCTACGAGACGGGGACGACGGTCGTCCACGGCGACCCAGAGCGCATCGAGACCTGCAGGGACGGGGTGAACCTCCCCGACGCGCGGGCGCTCGTCGTCGACGTGGACGACGAGACGAACGCGAGCATCGCGCTCACGGCCAAGGAGGTCTGCGACGTGCCCGTCATCACGTTCGTCGAGGACGCCGGCCTCGCGGAGTACCAGCGTCTCGCCGGCAGCGACCAGGTGCTCTCGCCCCGCCGACTGATCGGCGAGAGCCTCGCGACGAAGGTCACGGCGGGACTCTCCCGCGACCTCGGCGGGGCGGTCGAAATCGCCGAGGACTTCGACATCGTGGAGCTACCGGTGCAGTCGGGAAGCGACATCGCGGGCGTCACCGTCGCGGAGAGCGGCATCCGCGAGCGGACCGGCGCGAACGTCATCGGCGCGTGGTTCCGCGGCGAGTTCGTCAGTCCCCCCTCCCCGGATTCGTACATCGACGAGCAGACCATCCTCCTCGTGGCGGGAAACGAGCGCCAGCTCGAGCGGCTGAAGCGCCTCACGCTCTCAGAGCAGCGCCGCCTCCGGCGCGGCCGGGTCATCGTCGCGGGGTACGGAATGGTCGGCTCGACGGTCGAGGACGCCCTCGAAGCCGCGGGGATCTCCTGCCTCACCGTCGACAAGGTGGACAAGGAGGGCGTCGAGGTGGTCGGCGACGTGACGAAGGCGGAGGTGCTCACGGAGGCGGGGATCGAGGGGGCGAGCACGGTCATCCTCGCGCTCCCCGACGACACGACGACCATCTTCGCGACGCTCGTCGTCCGCGAACTCGCCCCGGACATCGAGATCATCGCCCGCGCCGACTCGCCCGAGAGCGTCCGCAAGCTCTACCGCGCCGGGGCCGACTACGTCCTCTCGCTCGCCATCGTCAGCGGGCGGATGCTCGCCTCGACCATCCTCGACGAGGAGGTCATCACCTTCGACCAGCAGGTCGAGATCATCCGCGCCGAACCGGGACCGCTCGCCGGCAGGTCGCTCGGCGAGGCGGACGTCCGCGCCCGAACCGGCTGTACGGTCGTCGCCGTCGAGCGAAACGGGAGCGTCGTCACAGACGTCGGACCGGACTTCACGATCCGCGCGGGCGACGACCTCATCGTCGCCGGGACGGACGACGACGTCAGGGAGTTCACGCAGTGGGTCGAGGGGTGA
- a CDS encoding prephenate dehydrogenase/arogenate dehydrogenase family protein, which produces MNVLVVGAGEMGTWFGSCLDADLAYADTDPAAAERAAETTGGRAVALDAEERFDAVCLAVPMSAIAEAVAVHAGRAERAVVDLAGVMRPAVAAMREHAPDRERLSLHPLFAASAAPGRVAVVADEPGEATDRIRADLAAAGNDLFETTPEEHDRAMRTVQAQAHAAVLAYGLAREGIDERFHTPVSRRLADLVERVTDGTPRVYSEIQATFGGADAVAEAAERVAGADDDAFEALYREASR; this is translated from the coding sequence ATGAACGTACTCGTCGTCGGCGCGGGCGAGATGGGGACGTGGTTCGGCTCCTGTCTGGACGCCGACCTCGCCTACGCCGACACCGACCCCGCGGCCGCGGAGCGCGCCGCCGAGACGACCGGCGGTCGGGCCGTCGCGCTCGACGCCGAGGAGCGCTTCGACGCCGTCTGCCTGGCCGTCCCGATGTCAGCGATCGCCGAGGCCGTCGCCGTGCACGCCGGGCGCGCGGAGCGCGCCGTCGTCGACCTGGCCGGGGTGATGCGCCCCGCGGTCGCGGCGATGCGGGAGCACGCCCCCGACCGCGAGCGGCTGAGCCTCCACCCGCTGTTCGCCGCCAGCGCCGCGCCGGGGCGCGTCGCCGTCGTCGCAGACGAACCGGGCGAGGCGACCGATCGGATTCGCGCCGACCTCGCCGCGGCGGGCAACGACCTCTTCGAGACGACGCCGGAGGAGCACGACCGCGCCATGCGGACGGTGCAGGCGCAGGCCCACGCCGCCGTCCTCGCCTACGGGCTGGCGCGCGAGGGGATCGACGAGCGGTTCCACACGCCCGTCTCGCGGCGGCTCGCGGACCTCGTCGAGCGGGTGACCGACGGCACGCCCCGCGTCTACTCCGAGATCCAGGCCACCTTCGGCGGGGCCGACGCGGTCGCCGAGGCCGCAGAGCGCGTCGCGGGCGCGG
- a CDS encoding DUF998 domain-containing protein — protein MDADQNADRRADPERLGTAAGVLAPVVALGAIALAALRSPTFTWAGSALSDLGAPGTRTAWLFNGGLALGGALALPFAWRLWRAARNRAERAGAVLLALDAVALALVGVFPIGTALHAPAAVSFFLLLSLALWTYSAGNLLAGERRRGAATVALGVVTLGAWVVWAAALRDLAPGLALPEAVGAVALGAWTATTAVRLWRTA, from the coding sequence GTGGACGCCGACCAGAACGCCGATCGGCGCGCCGATCCGGAGCGACTCGGAACCGCGGCCGGCGTGCTCGCGCCGGTCGTCGCGCTCGGTGCCATCGCACTCGCCGCCCTCCGGTCCCCGACGTTCACCTGGGCCGGGAGCGCCCTCTCCGACCTCGGCGCGCCCGGGACCCGCACCGCGTGGCTGTTCAACGGCGGACTCGCGCTCGGCGGGGCGCTCGCGCTCCCCTTCGCGTGGCGACTGTGGCGGGCGGCGCGCAACCGCGCCGAACGGGCGGGCGCGGTCCTCCTCGCGCTCGACGCCGTCGCGCTCGCGCTCGTCGGCGTCTTCCCGATCGGTACCGCCCTCCACGCGCCGGCCGCGGTGTCGTTCTTCCTCCTGCTGTCGCTCGCGCTGTGGACCTACAGCGCGGGGAACCTCCTCGCGGGGGAGCGCCGACGCGGGGCCGCGACGGTCGCGCTCGGGGTCGTCACACTCGGGGCGTGGGTCGTCTGGGCGGCGGCGCTCCGCGACCTCGCGCCGGGACTCGCGCTCCCGGAGGCCGTCGGGGCGGTCGCGCTCGGCGCGTGGACGGCGACGACCGCCGTTCGTCTGTGGAGGACCGCGTAG
- a CDS encoding flavin reductase family protein, producing the protein MEIDPSRTQSMYRTLSGAVVPRPIAWVSTTSEDGVDNLAPYSFFNVVSSAPPTLLFAPGDRPGGYTDTARNAIDTGEFVVNVVDRAMAEAMNATSATLRRGESEFEHAGVEAAPSTRVRPPRVAASPVSFECELTDFVEIGTGNAVFGEVVYAHVDDAVTTDGKLDVTKLDAVGRLAGSYYCTTRDRFRMVRPD; encoded by the coding sequence ATGGAGATCGACCCGAGCCGAACGCAGTCGATGTACCGGACGCTGTCGGGCGCGGTCGTACCGCGGCCCATCGCGTGGGTGAGCACGACGAGCGAGGACGGCGTGGACAACCTCGCGCCGTACAGTTTCTTCAACGTGGTGAGCAGCGCACCGCCGACGCTCCTGTTCGCCCCGGGCGATCGGCCGGGGGGATACACCGACACCGCCCGCAACGCGATCGACACGGGCGAGTTCGTGGTGAACGTCGTCGATCGCGCGATGGCCGAGGCGATGAACGCGACGAGCGCGACCCTCCGACGGGGCGAGAGCGAGTTCGAGCACGCGGGCGTCGAGGCCGCCCCCTCGACCCGCGTGCGACCGCCCCGGGTGGCGGCCTCGCCCGTCTCCTTCGAGTGCGAGCTGACCGACTTCGTCGAGATCGGCACCGGGAACGCCGTCTTCGGAGAAGTCGTCTACGCCCACGTGGACGACGCGGTCACGACCGACGGGAAACTCGACGTGACGAAACTCGACGCGGTCGGCCGCCTCGCGGGGAGCTACTACTGCACCACGCGCGACCGCTTCCGCATGGTTCGGCCCGACTGA
- a CDS encoding CDGSH iron-sulfur domain-containing protein codes for MARDVTHTADGPRIVTPEDIDAEKGDVAVCQCGLSREYPFCDGSHRATRDEEEGVVYRYEGDDPEGERRVVREREG; via the coding sequence ATGGCCCGCGACGTGACCCACACCGCCGACGGTCCGCGCATCGTCACGCCGGAGGACATCGACGCCGAGAAGGGCGACGTCGCCGTCTGCCAGTGCGGGCTCTCCCGGGAGTACCCCTTCTGCGACGGCTCGCACCGCGCGACCCGCGACGAGGAGGAGGGCGTCGTCTACCGCTACGAGGGCGACGACCCGGAGGGCGAGCGACGGGTCGTCCGCGAGCGCGAGGGGTAG
- a CDS encoding M24 family metallopeptidase, with protein sequence MRPDLSKLDAFLDEAGADGYLVYADADESDQRYLSGFAAPDPYVTLYDGDLHLLVSSLEYGRATREAPADDVARIADFGYDAKREEYGPHGARDRVLAEFLAERGVSSVAAPARFPLATADGLRDLGVEVTAETDGVVTEIRATKTDEEIEYVRGAQRANEVALARAEELVREAEIDDETLVYDGEALTSERVRREMEIELLRRGYALEEAIVACGAAAADPHDRGSGPLRPDEPIIVDVFPRDKETKYYADMTRTFVRGEPTETVREWYDLTGRAVAAALDAVEPGATGRDVHDAVCDVYEAAGEPTLRSDPTTETGFIHSTGHGVGLDVHELPRLADVDEELEPGHVITIEPGLYDPDVGGVRIEDLVRVTEDGYENLTSYPKELVVE encoded by the coding sequence ATGCGACCGGACCTCTCGAAGCTCGACGCCTTCCTCGACGAAGCGGGCGCTGACGGCTACCTCGTCTACGCCGACGCGGACGAGTCCGACCAGCGGTACCTCTCGGGCTTCGCCGCGCCCGACCCGTACGTGACCCTCTACGACGGCGACCTGCACCTGCTCGTCTCCAGCCTGGAGTACGGCCGGGCGACGCGCGAAGCGCCCGCGGACGACGTCGCCCGGATCGCCGACTTCGGGTACGACGCGAAGCGCGAGGAGTACGGCCCACACGGGGCGAGAGACCGCGTCCTCGCGGAGTTCCTCGCCGAGCGCGGCGTCTCGTCGGTCGCCGCGCCCGCCCGCTTCCCGCTCGCCACCGCCGACGGCCTGCGCGACCTCGGCGTCGAGGTGACCGCCGAGACCGACGGCGTCGTCACCGAGATCCGCGCCACGAAGACCGACGAGGAGATCGAGTACGTCCGCGGCGCACAGCGCGCCAACGAGGTCGCGCTCGCCCGCGCGGAGGAACTCGTCCGCGAGGCCGAGATCGACGACGAGACCCTCGTCTACGACGGCGAGGCGCTCACCAGCGAGCGCGTCAGGCGCGAGATGGAGATCGAACTCCTCCGGCGGGGCTACGCGCTCGAGGAGGCCATCGTCGCCTGCGGCGCGGCGGCGGCCGACCCCCACGACCGCGGCAGCGGCCCCCTCCGGCCGGACGAACCCATCATCGTCGACGTCTTCCCGCGCGACAAGGAGACGAAGTACTACGCCGACATGACCCGGACGTTCGTGAGGGGCGAGCCGACCGAGACGGTCCGCGAGTGGTACGACCTCACCGGGCGGGCGGTGGCGGCCGCCCTCGACGCCGTCGAGCCCGGCGCGACCGGCCGGGACGTCCACGACGCCGTCTGCGACGTGTACGAGGCGGCGGGCGAGCCGACCCTCCGGAGCGACCCCACGACGGAGACGGGGTTCATCCACTCGACGGGCCACGGCGTCGGCCTCGACGTGCACGAACTGCCGCGGCTCGCCGACGTGGACGAGGAACTCGAACCCGGACACGTCATCACGATCGAGCCGGGGCTGTACGACCCCGACGTCGGCGGCGTCCGCATCGAGGACCTCGTCCGCGTCACCGAGGACGGCTACGAGAACCTGACGAGCTATCCGAAGGAACTGGTCGTGGAGTAA
- a CDS encoding aldo/keto reductase — protein sequence MEYTTLGDTGVTVSRICLGCMSFGSSDWRDWVLDEEAGVELVERAIDLGINFFDTANMYSLGESERVLGEALEGRREESVVATKGFFRMDEDDPNSGGLSRKAIEQELDASLDRLGMDAIDLYQIHRWDDDTPIETTLRALDDAVRRGKVRYVGASSMWTHQFAEALHTSDRLGLERFVTMQNHYNLLYREEEREMLPYCRERGIGVIPWSPLARGYLTRPHEEFDATTRGKTDSHAQRHPYFEGGGREINERVRELADEEDATMAQIALAWMLTKEWVDAPIVGTTSVEHLEDAVAALDISLADSDVEYLEEPYEPVPISGHE from the coding sequence ATGGAGTACACCACGCTGGGCGACACGGGCGTCACCGTCAGCAGGATCTGTCTCGGCTGCATGAGCTTCGGTAGCTCCGACTGGCGCGACTGGGTGCTCGACGAGGAGGCGGGCGTCGAACTCGTCGAGCGGGCGATCGACCTCGGGATCAACTTCTTCGACACGGCGAACATGTACTCGCTGGGCGAGTCAGAGCGCGTCCTCGGGGAGGCGCTCGAGGGGCGGCGCGAGGAGAGCGTCGTCGCGACGAAGGGCTTCTTCCGGATGGACGAGGACGACCCCAACTCCGGCGGTCTGTCGCGCAAGGCGATCGAGCAGGAACTCGACGCCTCCCTCGACCGGCTCGGGATGGACGCGATCGACCTCTATCAGATCCACCGCTGGGACGACGACACGCCGATCGAGACGACCCTCCGGGCGCTCGACGACGCCGTCCGTCGGGGAAAGGTGCGCTACGTCGGAGCCTCCTCGATGTGGACCCACCAGTTCGCGGAGGCGTTGCACACCTCCGACCGGCTCGGCCTCGAGCGGTTCGTCACCATGCAGAACCACTACAACCTGCTCTACCGCGAGGAGGAGCGCGAGATGCTCCCCTACTGTCGCGAGCGGGGGATCGGGGTCATCCCGTGGTCGCCGCTGGCCCGCGGCTACCTGACCCGGCCGCACGAGGAGTTCGACGCGACCACGCGCGGCAAGACCGACTCCCACGCCCAGCGCCACCCGTACTTCGAGGGGGGCGGGCGGGAGATCAACGAGCGCGTGCGGGAACTGGCGGACGAGGAGGACGCGACGATGGCACAGATCGCTCTCGCGTGGATGCTCACGAAGGAGTGGGTCGACGCCCCCATCGTCGGGACGACGAGCGTCGAGCACCTCGAAGACGCGGTCGCCGCGCTCGACATCTCCCTCGCCGATAGCGACGTCGAGTACCTCGAAGAACCGTACGAACCGGTGCCCATCTCCGGGCACGAGTGA
- a CDS encoding YqjF family protein, translating into MSVLTMRWRDTLFAHWPVAPEVVAERLPDALSLDTYDGRAWLGVVGFLMEDVGPRGVPFGLTFPELNLRTYVTRGGEPGVYFFNLDAGDRLSVAIARRFFRLPYYRAEMRFERRGRGVTLRSRRLHPGAYPLGFEATYGPTSGGVRDRERADFLTERYRFYTESDDGRLYAGDVEHDPWPLRRGQATFERNDCFAANDFDHPTGDPVLYYCPRLDVRAGRLRRA; encoded by the coding sequence ATGTCCGTGCTCACGATGCGCTGGCGGGACACCCTCTTCGCCCACTGGCCCGTCGCGCCCGAGGTGGTGGCCGAGCGCCTGCCGGACGCGCTCTCGCTCGACACCTACGACGGACGGGCGTGGCTCGGCGTGGTCGGGTTCCTGATGGAGGACGTCGGTCCGCGCGGGGTTCCGTTCGGCCTCACCTTCCCGGAACTCAACCTGCGAACGTACGTGACCCGCGGCGGCGAGCCGGGGGTCTACTTCTTCAACCTCGACGCCGGCGACCGGCTGAGCGTCGCGATCGCACGTCGGTTCTTTCGGCTTCCGTACTACCGCGCCGAGATGCGGTTCGAGCGTCGCGGCCGGGGGGTGACGCTCCGCAGCCGTCGGCTCCACCCCGGCGCGTACCCGCTCGGGTTCGAGGCCACCTACGGTCCGACGAGCGGGGGCGTGAGGGACCGCGAACGGGCCGACTTCCTCACCGAGCGCTACCGCTTCTACACGGAGAGCGACGACGGGCGGCTCTACGCCGGCGACGTCGAGCACGACCCGTGGCCGCTCCGCCGCGGGCAGGCGACGTTCGAGCGCAACGACTGCTTCGCGGCGAACGACTTCGACCACCCGACGGGCGACCCCGTGCTGTACTACTGCCCACGTCTCGACGTGCGCGCCGGTCGCCTCCGACGCGCGTGA
- a CDS encoding PH domain-containing protein: MRLDPRSVVYRTARATVRFLWAIVILVVSSQFDDGRGGLLVGGVALLLVAVALYQVAYYRRFEYDLTEDTFDIRSGVVSRRDREIPLRRVQNVDVGRNVLQQVLGIAEVRLETAGGDETEAVLRCVSAAEATRLQDEISRLKRGERARAGATADRDAETVFAITIRELFLLGVVSLDLRLVPVFSVVAGVLVPSLAADASPFDPFGPIAGSMAASPLVAISVSTVALYAVAAAASGLIAATNYYGFRLTRGPDELRYERGLLQRYTGTIPLSKVQTLTIGENALARLGGYASLAVETAGYAPGDGDGSQSAIPFADRERVWSLVRSVEDVGEVTFERPPKRARTRYAVRYLLLVLGLTAGFYALTRLDGIDGRWWATLALLPVALAAAHLKWRSRGYAVDDGHVVTRNGFLVRTTRIVPYHRVQTVLTSQTVFQRRRDLATLVVDTAGSRSLTGGGVRAVDVDAGTAERLRDDVEARLYWSLAARREQRRRERESALSDEDWSPSPA; encoded by the coding sequence ATGCGTCTCGACCCCCGGTCGGTGGTCTATCGCACGGCGAGAGCCACCGTGCGGTTCCTCTGGGCGATCGTCATCCTCGTCGTCAGCTCGCAGTTCGACGACGGTCGCGGCGGGCTGCTCGTCGGTGGCGTCGCCCTCCTGCTCGTCGCCGTCGCGCTCTACCAGGTGGCGTACTACCGGCGCTTCGAGTACGACCTCACCGAGGACACCTTCGACATCCGCTCGGGCGTCGTCTCGCGGCGCGACCGGGAGATCCCGCTCCGGCGCGTCCAGAACGTCGACGTCGGCCGGAACGTCCTCCAGCAGGTGCTCGGCATCGCCGAGGTCCGCCTCGAGACGGCCGGCGGGGACGAGACGGAGGCCGTCCTGCGCTGCGTCTCGGCCGCCGAGGCGACGCGGTTGCAGGACGAGATCAGCCGCCTGAAGCGGGGCGAGCGCGCGCGAGCCGGGGCGACCGCCGACCGCGACGCCGAGACGGTGTTCGCCATCACGATCCGCGAGCTGTTCCTCCTCGGCGTCGTCTCGCTCGACCTGCGGCTCGTCCCCGTCTTCTCGGTCGTCGCCGGCGTGCTCGTGCCGTCGCTCGCCGCCGACGCGTCACCGTTCGACCCCTTCGGACCGATCGCGGGATCGATGGCCGCCTCGCCGCTGGTCGCGATCTCGGTCAGCACGGTGGCGCTGTACGCGGTCGCGGCCGCCGCGAGCGGCCTCATCGCCGCGACGAACTACTACGGCTTCCGGCTGACCCGCGGCCCCGACGAACTGCGATACGAGCGCGGCCTCCTCCAGCGGTACACCGGGACGATCCCGCTCTCGAAGGTCCAGACGCTCACGATCGGGGAGAACGCCCTCGCCCGCCTCGGCGGGTACGCCTCGCTCGCCGTCGAGACGGCGGGCTACGCCCCCGGCGACGGCGACGGGTCGCAGTCGGCGATCCCCTTCGCCGACCGCGAGCGGGTGTGGTCGCTCGTGCGGAGCGTCGAGGACGTGGGCGAGGTGACGTTCGAGCGCCCGCCGAAGCGCGCCCGGACGCGCTACGCCGTGCGCTACCTCCTCCTCGTCCTCGGGCTCACGGCGGGGTTCTACGCGCTGACGCGTCTCGACGGCATCGACGGGCGGTGGTGGGCCACGCTCGCGCTCCTGCCGGTCGCGCTCGCGGCCGCGCACCTCAAGTGGCGGAGTCGAGGCTACGCCGTGGACGACGGTCACGTCGTCACCCGCAACGGCTTTCTCGTCCGGACGACGCGGATCGTCCCCTACCACCGCGTGCAGACGGTGCTCACCTCCCAGACGGTGTTCCAGCGGCGGCGCGACCTCGCCACGCTCGTCGTCGACACCGCCGGATCGCGGAGCCTCACGGGCGGCGGCGTGCGCGCGGTCGACGTCGACGCCGGCACCGCGGAACGACTACGCGACGACGTCGAGGCGCGACTGTACTGGTCGCTTGCGGCGCGACGCGAGCAGCGGCGACGCGAGCGGGAATCGGCCCTCTCGGACGAGGACTGGTCGCCGTCGCCGGCGTGA